CAAAACACCAAGCCCTCCCTCTTCCTCTCCTGATTCGTGACGAATGGTCGTCATTCGTCACGAATGGCGACCATTCGTCACGAATCTCGCGGGGGAGGACGCGCGCGGGGGAGGGCGGGAGCGGATATGCTGGCGGCACACAAACGAATACAGGGCCAACGAGGTCGATGCGGGAGAGCCGTGCACGCGCAAGCGGGCCGGCACCGAAGGAGCAATCCTCCCCGACAATCTCTCAGGTACGCGTACCGCATCGGACTGGCCACTCTGAAAAGCAGGACGGCGCCCGCCGTCCTCGCCCACGGTGAAAGCCGCCATCCCCTCGGATGCGGTGAAACTCTCAGGCCGGATGACAGAGGGGGAGTTCTTCCCGGGAGCGGTCACGCCCCCGCAGCCCCCGGCCGGACGGCCGGCGAATCGGAGAACTCATGACCTCGCAGCAGAGCACGCAGAGCGGATCGACGCCCGGCGAACGCCACTCCCCGCTCCACGACGCCCACACCGCCGCCGGCGCCTCCTTCACCGACTTCGCCGGCTGGCAGATGCCGGTCCGGTACTCGTCCGACCTGGCCGAGCACCACGCCGTGCGCACCGCCGCGGGCCTGTTCGACCTCTCCCACATGGGCGAGATCGTGCTCATCGGGCCGGAGGCCGGCCAGGCGCTCGACTACGCGCTCGCGGGCAAGCTGTCGGCGCTCGCCATCGACCAGGCGAAGTACAGCCTCCTGCTCTCGCGCACCGGCGGGATCATCGACGACCTCGTCGTCTACCGCACGGGCGACGACCGCTACATGGTGGTCGCCAACGCCTCCAACCGCGACGCGGTCGCCGAAGAGCTGCGCGACCGCACCGCCCCGTTCGACGTGGAGGTGTTCGACGAGTCGGACGACATCGCGCTGATCGCGGTGCAGGGTCCGGCGGCCCTCTCCATCCTCCTCGCCACTCCCGGTCTCTCGGCCGACGCGGGTGCGGTGGGCGGCGCCGACTTCGGCGAGCGCCTCTCCGCACTCAAGTACTACTGGTCGCTCCCGGCCGAGTTCGAGACGCACCCTGTGCTGATCGCCCGCACCGGCTACACCGGCGAGGACGGCTTCGAGCTCTACCTCGCACCCGACAACGCCCGGGCCCTCTGGGATGCGCTCACCGAGGCGGGCACCGAGCAGGGCCTGGTCCCGGCCGGCCTCGCCAGCCGCGACACCCTGCGCCTCGAGGCGGGGATGCCGCTGTACGGCCACGAGCTCGGCCTCGACACCATGCCCGCGCAGGCCGGCCTCGGTCGCGTCGTCAACCTCGCGAAGGACACCGACTTCGTCGGCCGGTTCGCCAGCGAGGAGGGCCCGCACCCGGACGCCCGCGTCCTGGTCGGTCTCACCGGCGAGGGCAAGCGCGCCGCCCGTGCCGGCTACCCCGTCTTCGCCCCCGACGAGACCACGGAGGAGGACGCCGAGGTGGGCGTCGTCACGTCCGGTGCGCTCTCGCCGACCCTGGGCCGCCCGATCGCCATGGCGTACGTCGCGCCGCGCTTCGCCCGCGAGAACACCGTGCTCGATGTGGATGTGCGCGGCACCCGCCTGAAGTTCACCGTCACCGCCCTCCCCTTCTACAGCAGAAAGAAGCGCTAGCCATGGCCGCAGAACGAGACCTGAAGTACACCGCCGAGCACGAGTGGCTGCTCGTCGAGGGCGATGTGGCGACCGTCGGCATCACGTCGTACGCCGCCGAGAAGCTGGGCGACGTCGTCTTCGTCGAGCTGCCCGAGGCGGGCAGCGACGTCACCGCGGGCCGCGTCGTGGGCGAGATTGAGTCGACCAAGTCGGTCGGCGAGCTCTTCGCCCCGGTCGACGGCATCGTCGCCGAGGCCAACTCGGCCGTGGTGGATGCGCCCGAGCTGGTGAACACCGACCCCTTCGGCGAGGGCTGGCTGGTCAAGGTGACCTTCACGCAACTCCCCGACAACCTGCTGAGCTACGACGAGTACGCCGCACTGACCGGCGAGTAAGGTTCTTCACTCTTCATGACCGACCTCTTCCCGATGCGTCACATCGGCACCGATGGCGACGCGCAGAGCACCATGCTGTCCGCGATCGGCGCCGCGTCCTCCCGCGAGCGGGACTCCGTCGAGGCGCTCGTCGCCGCCGCCGTCCCCGACTCCATCCGGGTGGACGGCGACCGCACGTCGCTCCTGCCCGAGCCGATCGGCGAGCGCGCCGCGATCCGCGAGCTGCGCGCCATCGCGTCCCGCAACACCGTCAACCGCAGCCTGATCGGCCTCGGCTACTACGGCACCATCACGCCGGCGGTGATCAAGCGCAACGTGCTCGAGAACCCGGGCTGGTACACGGCCTACACGCCGTACCAGCCGGAGATCTCGCAGGGCCGGCTGGAGGCGCTGATCAACTTCCAGACCATGGTGTCCGACCTCACCGGGCTCGACACCGCGAACGCCTCCATGCTCGACGAGGGCACCGCGGTGGTCGAGGGGATGCTGCTAGCGCGCCGCGCATCCAAGGCGAAGTCCTCGTCGTTCGTGGTCGACGCCGACACGTTCCCGCAGACCCTTGCGCTGCTGCGCAACCGCGCCGAGGCCGTCGGGATCGACCTCATCGTGCTCGACCTCGCGAGCCTCCCGGCCGACGCCCCGGAATTGAGCGACGCCTTCGGGCTGTTCGTGCAGTACCCGGGGGCCTCGGGCCGGGTCTGGGACCCGAGCGCCGTCATCCGCACGGCGAAGGACGCCGGCGCGGTCATCGTCGCCGCCGCCGACCTGCTCGCGCTCACCCAGCTGCGTGCCCCCGGCGAACTGGGTGCCGACGTCGCCGTCGGCACCAGCCAGCGCTTCGGCGTGCCGATGGGCTTCGGCGGCCCGCACGCCGGCTACATGGCCGTGCGCAAGGGCCTCGAGCGGCAGCTCCCGGGCCGGCTCGTCGGCGTCTCGCAGGATGCGGTCGGCAAGCCCGCCTACCGCCTGACCCTGCAGACACGCGAGCAGCACATCCGCCGTGAGAAGGCGACCTCCAACATCTGCACCGCCCAGGTGCTCCTCGCGGTCATGGCCGCGATGTACGCGGTGTACCACGGCCCCGCCGGCCTGCGGGCGATCGGACGTCAGGTGCACCTGTCGACCGCCGCCGTCGCCGAGGCGCTGCGCGCCGCGGGGGTCGAGGTCGTCTCGCACTCGTTCTTCGACACCCTCCAGGTCGAGGTGGACGACGCCGCCACGGTCGTCGCCCGGGCCCACGACCGCGGCCTGCTGCTGCATGCCACCGACGCCGGACTCGTCGCGCTCAGCCTCGACGAGGAGTCTGCCGCCGACCTGCGCGACGGCACGTTCCCGCTCGCCGACCTCATCGAGGTCCTCGGCGGCACGGTCGACGACGGCATCGAGCTGCAGCTGGCGGCCGAGACGTCGTTCGACTCCGCCCTGGTGCGCGAGTCGGACTTCCTCACCCACCCGGTCTTCAACACGCACCACTCCGAGACCGCGATGATGCGCTACCTGCGCCTGCTGCAGGACCGCGACTACGCGCTCGACCGGGGCATGATCCCGCTCGGCTCGTGCACGATGAAGCTCAACGCGGCGACCGAGATGGAGGCGGTGACCTGGCCCGAGTTCGCGGCCCTCCATCCCTTCGCCCCCGCCGCGGACGTCGCCGGCTCGCTCGAGCTGATCGACCAGCTGGAGCGCTGGCTCGCCGACGTCACCGGCTACGACACCGTCTCCCTGCAGCCCAACGCGGGCAGCCAGGGCGAGCTCGCCGGCCTGCTGGCGATCCGGGGATACCACCGCTCGCGCGGCGACCTGGCGCGCACGGTCTGCCTCATCCCGCAGTCGGCGCACGGCACGAACGCCGCCTCCGCAGTGCTCGCCGGGATGAGCGTCGTCGTGGTCGCCACCGACGACTTGGGCAACGTCGACCTGGACGACCTCCGCGCCAAGATCGCGGAGCACGCCGACACGCTCGCCGCCCTGATGATCACGTACCCGTCGACGCACGGCGTCTACGAGCACGAGGTCGTGGCGATCACCCAGGCCGTGCACGACGCGGGCGGCCAGGTGTACGTCGACGGCGCCAACCTGAACGCCCTGCTCGGATACGCCCGGTTCGGCGACTTCGGCGGCGACGTCAGCCACCTCAACCTGCACAAGACCTTCTGCATCCCGCACGGCGGAGGCGGGCCGGGCGTCGGTCCGGTCGCGGCCAAGGCGCACCTCGCGCCGTTCCTGCCCGGGCATCCGCTCGCCCAGGATGCGACGCACCCGCTCGCCGGCGGAGGCCGGGTCGAGCACGGCGGCGCCCCGGTCTCGGCGGCGCCGTACGGCAGCCCGAGCATCCTCCCGATCAGCTGGGCGTACGTCCGGATGATGGGGGCGGAGGGCCTCAAGGATGCGAC
This region of Leifsonia sp. fls2-241-R2A-40a genomic DNA includes:
- the gcvT gene encoding glycine cleavage system aminomethyltransferase GcvT, whose product is MTSQQSTQSGSTPGERHSPLHDAHTAAGASFTDFAGWQMPVRYSSDLAEHHAVRTAAGLFDLSHMGEIVLIGPEAGQALDYALAGKLSALAIDQAKYSLLLSRTGGIIDDLVVYRTGDDRYMVVANASNRDAVAEELRDRTAPFDVEVFDESDDIALIAVQGPAALSILLATPGLSADAGAVGGADFGERLSALKYYWSLPAEFETHPVLIARTGYTGEDGFELYLAPDNARALWDALTEAGTEQGLVPAGLASRDTLRLEAGMPLYGHELGLDTMPAQAGLGRVVNLAKDTDFVGRFASEEGPHPDARVLVGLTGEGKRAARAGYPVFAPDETTEEDAEVGVVTSGALSPTLGRPIAMAYVAPRFARENTVLDVDVRGTRLKFTVTALPFYSRKKR
- the gcvH gene encoding glycine cleavage system protein GcvH → MAAERDLKYTAEHEWLLVEGDVATVGITSYAAEKLGDVVFVELPEAGSDVTAGRVVGEIESTKSVGELFAPVDGIVAEANSAVVDAPELVNTDPFGEGWLVKVTFTQLPDNLLSYDEYAALTGE
- the gcvP gene encoding aminomethyl-transferring glycine dehydrogenase; this encodes MTDLFPMRHIGTDGDAQSTMLSAIGAASSRERDSVEALVAAAVPDSIRVDGDRTSLLPEPIGERAAIRELRAIASRNTVNRSLIGLGYYGTITPAVIKRNVLENPGWYTAYTPYQPEISQGRLEALINFQTMVSDLTGLDTANASMLDEGTAVVEGMLLARRASKAKSSSFVVDADTFPQTLALLRNRAEAVGIDLIVLDLASLPADAPELSDAFGLFVQYPGASGRVWDPSAVIRTAKDAGAVIVAAADLLALTQLRAPGELGADVAVGTSQRFGVPMGFGGPHAGYMAVRKGLERQLPGRLVGVSQDAVGKPAYRLTLQTREQHIRREKATSNICTAQVLLAVMAAMYAVYHGPAGLRAIGRQVHLSTAAVAEALRAAGVEVVSHSFFDTLQVEVDDAATVVARAHDRGLLLHATDAGLVALSLDEESAADLRDGTFPLADLIEVLGGTVDDGIELQLAAETSFDSALVRESDFLTHPVFNTHHSETAMMRYLRLLQDRDYALDRGMIPLGSCTMKLNAATEMEAVTWPEFAALHPFAPAADVAGSLELIDQLERWLADVTGYDTVSLQPNAGSQGELAGLLAIRGYHRSRGDLARTVCLIPQSAHGTNAASAVLAGMSVVVVATDDLGNVDLDDLRAKIAEHADTLAALMITYPSTHGVYEHEVVAITQAVHDAGGQVYVDGANLNALLGYARFGDFGGDVSHLNLHKTFCIPHGGGGPGVGPVAAKAHLAPFLPGHPLAQDATHPLAGGGRVEHGGAPVSAAPYGSPSILPISWAYVRMMGAEGLKDATGAAVLAANYVAARLREHFPVLYAGEDGLVAHECILDVRPLTERTGVTVDDVAKRLIDYGFHAPTMSFPVAGTLMVEPTESEDLAELDRFVAAMIAIRAEADAVAAGDWPTDDNPLRNAPHTAESAVASDWTHPYSREQAVYPVPALVRTKYWPPVRRIDQAYGDRNLFCACPPPEAFA